The genomic region TAAGTATCTGTCTCGAGTCTTCCAAGATCCCAAGATGGGGACAGCTCCCCGTATGACAGTGGCAGAGAATCTCTTGATTGCTAAGTTTCGTGGTGAAAAGCGTGGATTGTTACCACGACGCTTGTCTAGTTATAAGGATGAATTTCAGGCAACCATTGAAAAAGTAGGAAACGGTCTTGAGAAACACTTGAATACACCGATTGAGTTCTTATCAGGTGGACAAAGACAGGCTTTGAGTCTCTTGATGGCAACCTTGAAGCGACCTGAATTACTCCTGTTAGATGAGCATACTGCAGCCCTTGATCCAAAGACCAGTGTGGCCTTGATGGAATTGACGGATGAATTTGTCAAGAAAGACCAGCTGACAGCGCTTATGATTACCCACCATATGGAAGATGCTCTCAAATATGGCAATCGTTTAATTGTCATGAAAGAAGGACGAATTATCCAAGATTTGACCCAAGAAGAAAAAGCAAAAATGAAAATCTCTGATTATTATCAGCTCTTTGAATAAAGTAGGGAAAATGAGTGAAATGGTTTACTTTTTTTCTGAAATAAAGTATACTATATAAAGTAAACTATGATAACATGGAGGTATTGTGTATGGTTGACAAACAAGTCATTGAAGAAATCAAAAACAATGCCAACATTGTGGAAGTCATAGGAGATGTGATTTCTTTACAAAAGGCAGGACGGAACTATCTAGGGCTCTGTCCTTTTCATGGTGAAAAAACACCTTCTTTCAACGTTGTTGAGGATAAGCAGTTTTACCACTGTTTTGGTTGTGGCCGCTCAGGTGATGTCTTTAAGTTCATCGAGGAGTACCAAGGGATTCCCTTTATGGAGGCTGTCCAAATCTTAGGTCAGCGTGTCGGGATAGAGGTAGAAAAACCGCTTTATAGTGAACAGAAA from Streptococcus mitis NCTC 12261 harbors:
- a CDS encoding ABC transporter ATP-binding protein, encoding MTAIVELKNATKVVKNGFDEEKIILNDVSLEIFEQDFITILGGNGAGKSTLFNTIAGTLSLTSGTIRILGEDVTKFSPEKRAKYLSRVFQDPKMGTAPRMTVAENLLIAKFRGEKRGLLPRRLSSYKDEFQATIEKVGNGLEKHLNTPIEFLSGGQRQALSLLMATLKRPELLLLDEHTAALDPKTSVALMELTDEFVKKDQLTALMITHHMEDALKYGNRLIVMKEGRIIQDLTQEEKAKMKISDYYQLFE